One region of Clavibacter michiganensis subsp. tessellarius genomic DNA includes:
- the glgP gene encoding alpha-glucan family phosphorylase, translating to MKAIRRFTVRAVLPEELSALDELAGNLRWSWYEPTRRVFAHVSPELWEGTGHDPVALLGAVDQERLRELAADEGFVAWAEEQRADLRAYCEQPRWYQSLEGDVPEAVGYFSPEFGIAAALPQYSGGLGILAGDHLKSASDLGVPLVGVGLFYRSGYFRQGISSDGWQQETYPVFDPDGLPLQVLRDADGRPVQIALGLPADRTLHARIWQARVGRIPLLLLDTDVPDNDDDLRGVTDRLYGGGGEHRLHQELLLGIGGVRAIAAHARVTGSPVPRVFHTNEGHAGFLGLERISALMAEGLDFDEALQVVRAGTVFTTHTPVPAGIDRFDVELVRAHVTDALLPGVPRDRVLELGAEAHDGGDLGVFNMALMGLRLAQRANGVSQLHGEVSRGMFAGLWPGFDTEEVPITSVTNGVHAPTWTDPMLMSLAGERLGTTDTTAADWSSPAVTDGDLWDVRGRMRRQLVADARRRVVRAWREQNPGGVEPAWLEDVLDPEVLTIGFARRVPTYKRLTLMLHDRERLRRILTDPDRPVQIVVAGKSHPADDEGKRLIQELVRFAAEPEIRGRLVFLPDYDIGMAQLLYPGTDVWLNNPLRPLEACGTSGMKAALNGALNLSILDGWWNEYFDGGNGWAIPSADRAHDGAERDAMEATALYDLIENRIAPRFYERDADGVPAGWVHDIRHTLRTLSPELSADRMVRQYVERLYVPAGRAQRIVAADDHARARELAAWRRRIVAAWPSVQVAHVESEGVGPHAQVGDELRVRAWVALGGLHADDVRVEVVHGRTGEGDVLTDVVRHALAPVGGSGGQQEHVGTVPLRSAGPFGYTVRVVPRHELLASSAEPGLVAVAG from the coding sequence GTGAAGGCCATCCGCAGATTCACCGTCCGTGCCGTCCTCCCGGAGGAGCTGTCCGCGCTGGACGAGCTCGCCGGGAACCTCCGGTGGTCCTGGTACGAGCCGACGCGTCGCGTGTTCGCGCACGTCAGCCCGGAGCTCTGGGAGGGCACCGGGCACGACCCGGTGGCGCTCCTCGGCGCGGTCGACCAGGAGCGGCTCCGCGAGCTCGCGGCCGACGAGGGCTTCGTGGCGTGGGCCGAGGAGCAGCGGGCCGACCTCCGCGCGTACTGCGAGCAGCCGCGCTGGTACCAGTCGCTCGAGGGCGACGTGCCCGAGGCCGTCGGCTACTTCTCGCCCGAGTTCGGGATCGCCGCGGCGCTGCCGCAGTACTCGGGCGGCCTCGGCATCCTCGCGGGCGACCACCTGAAGAGCGCGTCCGACCTCGGCGTCCCGCTCGTGGGCGTCGGCCTCTTCTACCGCTCCGGCTACTTCCGCCAGGGGATCTCCTCCGACGGCTGGCAGCAGGAGACCTACCCGGTCTTCGACCCGGACGGCCTGCCGCTCCAGGTGCTGCGCGACGCCGACGGCCGGCCCGTGCAGATCGCCCTCGGGCTGCCCGCCGACCGCACCTTGCACGCGCGCATCTGGCAGGCGCGCGTGGGCCGGATCCCGCTGCTGCTGCTCGACACCGACGTGCCCGACAACGACGACGACCTCCGCGGCGTGACCGACCGGCTCTACGGCGGCGGCGGCGAGCACCGGCTGCACCAGGAGCTGCTGCTCGGCATCGGCGGCGTGCGCGCCATCGCCGCGCACGCGCGCGTCACCGGATCGCCCGTGCCGCGGGTCTTCCACACCAACGAGGGCCACGCCGGCTTCCTCGGCCTCGAGCGGATCTCCGCGCTCATGGCGGAGGGCCTCGACTTCGACGAGGCCCTCCAGGTCGTCCGGGCGGGCACGGTGTTCACGACGCACACGCCCGTCCCCGCCGGCATCGACCGCTTCGACGTGGAGCTCGTGCGCGCGCACGTGACCGACGCGCTCCTGCCGGGCGTGCCGCGCGACCGCGTGCTGGAGCTCGGCGCCGAGGCGCACGACGGCGGCGACCTGGGCGTGTTCAACATGGCGCTCATGGGGCTCCGCCTCGCCCAGCGCGCGAACGGCGTCTCGCAGCTGCACGGCGAGGTCAGCCGGGGCATGTTCGCGGGGCTGTGGCCGGGGTTCGACACCGAGGAGGTGCCGATCACGAGCGTCACGAACGGCGTGCACGCGCCCACGTGGACGGATCCGATGCTCATGTCGCTCGCGGGCGAGCGCCTCGGCACGACGGACACGACCGCCGCCGACTGGTCCTCCCCGGCCGTGACCGACGGCGACCTGTGGGACGTCCGCGGCCGGATGCGCCGCCAGCTCGTCGCCGACGCCCGCCGCCGCGTCGTCCGTGCCTGGCGCGAGCAGAACCCGGGCGGCGTCGAGCCGGCGTGGCTCGAGGACGTGCTCGACCCGGAGGTGCTCACCATCGGCTTCGCGCGCCGCGTGCCGACCTACAAGCGCCTGACCCTGATGCTCCACGACCGGGAGCGCCTCCGCCGCATCCTCACCGACCCGGACCGGCCCGTGCAGATCGTGGTCGCCGGCAAGTCGCACCCGGCGGACGACGAGGGCAAGCGCCTCATCCAGGAGCTCGTGCGGTTCGCGGCCGAGCCCGAGATCCGCGGCCGGCTCGTGTTCCTGCCCGACTACGACATCGGCATGGCGCAGCTGCTCTACCCGGGCACCGACGTGTGGCTCAACAACCCGCTGCGGCCGCTGGAGGCCTGCGGCACGTCCGGCATGAAGGCGGCGCTGAACGGCGCGCTCAACCTGTCGATCCTCGACGGCTGGTGGAACGAGTACTTCGACGGCGGCAACGGCTGGGCGATCCCGTCCGCCGACCGCGCGCACGACGGCGCCGAGCGCGACGCGATGGAGGCGACGGCGCTGTACGACCTCATCGAGAACCGGATCGCGCCGCGCTTCTACGAGCGCGACGCGGACGGCGTGCCCGCCGGCTGGGTGCACGACATCCGCCACACGCTCCGGACGCTCTCGCCCGAGCTGAGCGCCGACCGCATGGTGCGGCAGTACGTCGAGCGGCTGTACGTGCCCGCCGGCCGGGCCCAGCGGATCGTCGCGGCCGACGACCACGCGCGCGCCCGGGAGCTCGCGGCCTGGCGGCGGCGCATCGTCGCGGCCTGGCCGTCGGTGCAGGTCGCGCACGTGGAGTCGGAGGGCGTGGGACCCCACGCGCAGGTGGGCGACGAGCTGCGCGTGCGCGCGTGGGTCGCGCTCGGCGGGCTCCACGCGGACGACGTCAGGGTCGAGGTCGTGCACGGGCGCACCGGCGAGGGGGACGTGCTCACGGACGTCGTGCGGCACGCGCTCGCGCCCGTCGGCGGCTCCGGCGGCCAGCAGGAGCACGTGGGCACCGTGCCGCTGCGCTCGGCGGGGCCCTTCGGGTACACCGTGCGGGTGGTGCCGCGGCACGAGCTGCTCGCGTCGAGCGCGGAGCCGGGGCTGGTCGCGGTCGCGGGCTGA